In one window of Solanum pennellii chromosome 2, SPENNV200 DNA:
- the LOC107009662 gene encoding dolichyl-diphosphooligosaccharide--protein glycosyltransferase subunit 4B-like encodes MVADQDLSFFANILGIFIFVLVIAYYCEMSDFKYEAN; translated from the coding sequence ATGGTTGCCGACCAGGACCTGAGTTTCTTTGCCAACATTcttggaatttttatttttgtacttgTGATTGCTTACTATTGTGAGATGTCAGATTTCAAATATGAAGCGAATTGA